The genomic stretch ACGAAGACGGCGCCATGTTCGTCTGCCCGGAATGCGCCCACGAATGGCCACAAGTCGCCGCTGCCGATGACACCGACAAAGCCCGCGTGATCAAGGATTCCAACGGCAATATCTTGCAAGACGGCGATACCGTCACCGTCATCAAGGATCTGAAGCTGAAAGGCTCATCACTGGTGGTCAAGGTCGGCACCAAAGTGAAGAATATCCGTCTGGTTGAAGGCGATCATGATATTGATTGCAAAATTGACGGCATCGGCGCAATGAGCCTGAAATCCGAGTTCGTCAAGAAGATCTAAGTAGCCTGAAAAAAGATGCTCAATAATTTTTTATTATAAAATCTTATTGAGCATAGAAAACTATACAGATGTCAATGCATCAAGACAACTACCCTGCCTCATACCCCAGCACCGGAGATAACCAGCGTTCCGCTTCCGCAATCGTCATCCCCTTACGCTTGGCGTAATCCTCCACCTGATCCCGCGCAATCCGCCCAATACCGAAGTACCGCGATTCCGGGTGGCTGAAATACCAGCCAGACACGGACGAAGCCGGATACATCGCAAATGAGCTGGTCAGTTCCATACCCGTATTCGCTTCCACATCCAGCAACGTCCACAGCGTGGCCTTCTCGGTGTGATCCGGGCAGGCAGGGTAGCCGGGCGCAGGGCGAATCCCCTGATATTTCTCAGCAATCATCGCGTTGTTA from Thiothrix litoralis encodes the following:
- a CDS encoding zinc ribbon domain-containing protein YjdM, whose amino-acid sequence is MSTLPACPQCASEYTYEDGAMFVCPECAHEWPQVAAADDTDKARVIKDSNGNILQDGDTVTVIKDLKLKGSSLVVKVGTKVKNIRLVEGDHDIDCKIDGIGAMSLKSEFVKKI